Proteins from a single region of Mailhella massiliensis:
- the glpX gene encoding class II fructose-bisphosphatase, producing the protein MQAPEKNLAFDLLRVTESAALSAARWLGKGAKEDGDGAAVDAMRLSFDSLSIRGRVVIGEGAKDEAPMLYNGEEVGDGTGPEIDIAVDPVEGTNLLALGRPNAIAVIGACKSGYMYNPGSSYYMKKLVVGREARDVVDIDAPVADNLHAVARAVGKDINDLVVFVLDKPRHKGLIEEIRKTGARITLHTDGDVAGSLMVADPSVDVDVMMGTGGTPEGVISACAIKGVGGQMFGRFDPQSEAERQAMIAEGTRLDEILTVDSIIRADDAFFAATGISGGTFLGGVSYSGRGAVTHSLVIRAKTGTFRYIESHHNWERLMKFSSVRYD; encoded by the coding sequence ATGCAAGCTCCTGAAAAAAATCTGGCATTTGATCTGCTCCGTGTAACGGAATCCGCGGCTCTTTCGGCGGCGCGCTGGCTGGGAAAGGGCGCCAAGGAGGACGGCGACGGAGCGGCCGTGGACGCCATGCGTCTTTCCTTTGATTCCCTCTCCATCCGCGGGCGCGTCGTCATCGGCGAAGGCGCCAAGGATGAGGCTCCCATGCTGTACAACGGCGAGGAGGTGGGGGACGGAACCGGGCCTGAGATCGACATCGCCGTCGATCCCGTGGAAGGCACCAACCTGCTGGCGCTGGGCCGTCCCAACGCCATAGCGGTGATAGGCGCCTGCAAATCGGGCTACATGTACAACCCCGGTTCCAGCTATTACATGAAGAAGCTCGTGGTGGGCCGCGAAGCCCGCGACGTGGTGGATATCGACGCCCCCGTGGCCGACAACCTGCACGCCGTGGCCCGCGCCGTGGGCAAGGACATCAACGATCTTGTGGTCTTCGTGCTCGACAAGCCCCGTCACAAGGGCCTCATTGAGGAAATCCGCAAAACGGGCGCGCGCATCACGCTGCATACCGACGGCGACGTCGCCGGTTCGCTCATGGTGGCCGACCCCAGCGTGGACGTGGATGTCATGATGGGAACCGGCGGTACGCCGGAAGGCGTGATTTCCGCCTGCGCCATCAAGGGCGTGGGCGGGCAGATGTTCGGCCGCTTCGATCCGCAGTCCGAGGCCGAACGTCAGGCCATGATCGCGGAAGGCACGCGGCTCGATGAAATCCTTACCGTGGATTCCATCATCCGTGCCGACGACGCCTTCTTTGCCGCCACCGGTATTTCCGGCGGAACCTTCCTCGGCGGAGTGAGCTACTCCGGGCGGGGTGCGGTGACCCATTCTCTGGTCATCCGCGCCAAGACCGGCACCTTCCGCTACATCGAGTCGCATCATAACTGGGAGAGACTGATGAAGTTCAGCTCCGTCCGTTACGACTAG
- the plsX gene encoding phosphate acyltransferase PlsX has translation MSSSRPRLAVDAMGGDFGPSVVVPGALQAARNTGAKVILVGIEEEIRKTLADLSQEDGEGELFEIVNATQLVEMTDKPSEVLRTKKDSSMQVACRLVRQGEADAFISAGHSGAAYACGMFILGRIPGVERPALASVIPTEKSPMLLLDVGANVECRPHHLFQFGLMGSTFVKDILGYEEPRVGILSIGEEEGKGNSLVKSSYELLKQASNLNFIGNAEGRDLFTGDIDVAVCDGFVGNIALKLSEGLASSLTHLLKRELLNNGVLPKIGAMLSMKAFQNFKKMVDYAEYGGAPLLGLKGIAIVCHGKSNAKAITSAVTMANTYVVKGTQQRLVETISANEELTSYGRSV, from the coding sequence ATGAGCAGTAGTCGTCCAAGGCTGGCCGTGGACGCCATGGGGGGCGATTTCGGCCCTTCCGTGGTGGTCCCCGGCGCGCTTCAGGCCGCCCGCAACACGGGCGCGAAGGTCATCCTTGTCGGTATTGAGGAAGAGATCCGCAAGACGCTTGCCGATCTTTCCCAAGAGGACGGGGAAGGGGAACTTTTCGAGATCGTCAACGCCACGCAGCTGGTGGAGATGACCGACAAACCTTCCGAAGTTCTGCGTACCAAGAAGGATTCCTCCATGCAGGTGGCATGCAGGCTGGTCCGCCAGGGGGAAGCCGACGCTTTCATCAGCGCCGGCCATTCCGGTGCGGCCTATGCCTGCGGCATGTTCATTCTCGGGCGCATTCCCGGGGTGGAACGTCCTGCGCTGGCTTCCGTGATTCCCACGGAGAAGTCGCCCATGCTGCTTCTCGACGTGGGCGCCAACGTGGAATGCCGCCCTCACCATCTTTTTCAGTTCGGCCTCATGGGGTCCACCTTCGTCAAGGATATCCTCGGCTATGAGGAACCCCGCGTCGGCATTCTGAGCATCGGTGAGGAGGAAGGGAAGGGCAATTCGCTCGTCAAGAGCAGTTATGAACTGCTCAAGCAGGCTTCCAACCTCAACTTCATCGGTAACGCCGAGGGCAGAGATCTGTTCACCGGCGATATCGACGTCGCGGTCTGCGACGGCTTCGTGGGCAACATCGCCCTCAAGCTGAGCGAGGGGCTGGCTTCTTCCCTTACGCATCTTCTGAAAAGAGAGCTTCTGAACAACGGCGTTCTTCCCAAGATCGGCGCCATGCTTTCCATGAAGGCTTTCCAGAATTTCAAGAAGATGGTGGACTATGCGGAATACGGCGGCGCGCCGCTGCTCGGTCTGAAGGGCATTGCCATCGTCTGTCACGGCAAGTCCAACGCCAAGGCCATCACGAGCGCCGTGACCATGGCCAACACCTATGTGGTCAAGGGAACGCAGCAGCGTCTCGTGGAGACGATCAGCGCCAACGAGGAGCTGACGAGCTACGGCCGTTCCGTGTAA
- the argS gene encoding arginine--tRNA ligase, which yields MRDILLIEKALRDIVAGQGWEWPEKAVLEIPRDEKHGDLATNLAMVLAKQAKSAPRAVAEKLVAALCEKFPGLVTAEIAGPGFINITFAPSFWQGVVLDVEEQGRAFGSSKNGGGRRIVVEYVSANPTGPLHIGHGRGAAVGDSLTRLLRFAGYDVSTEYYINDAGRQMRLLGDSVYLRMRELLNLPVVYPEDPKGWYHGDYIRDIAREMLEKDPELPNRPEAEAKDLCYEYACATILAGIKEDLREFRVEHQVWFSEKSLVDAGKVEEAFDKLRGMGLVYDKDNAVWLATEQFGDDKDRVLRKSDGYLTYFASDIAYHANKFERGFDECIDVWGADHHGYVPRMKAAITCMQHDPENDFHVVLIQMVNLMRGGEPVAMSTRSGEFVTLREVLDDVGTDAARYMFLSRKSDSPLDFDLDLVKQRNMENPVYYVQYAHARVAALLRRAADRGVTVPEKSTADMLTPLTSADDLALLREVERFRNVVEDAARARAAHPVSFYLMDLAGRLHSYYANNPVLSGDDEAVMKARLVLLRAVSVVIANGLDLLGVSAPESM from the coding sequence ATGCGCGACATACTTCTCATTGAAAAGGCCCTGCGGGACATTGTGGCCGGTCAGGGCTGGGAATGGCCGGAAAAGGCCGTTCTGGAAATCCCCAGGGATGAAAAGCACGGGGATCTGGCCACCAACCTGGCCATGGTTCTCGCCAAACAGGCCAAGTCCGCTCCCCGCGCCGTGGCCGAAAAGCTTGTGGCTGCACTGTGCGAAAAGTTCCCCGGTCTCGTGACGGCCGAAATCGCCGGTCCGGGATTCATCAACATCACCTTCGCCCCGTCGTTCTGGCAGGGAGTGGTGCTTGACGTGGAAGAGCAGGGCAGGGCCTTCGGTTCCTCGAAGAACGGCGGCGGTCGCCGCATCGTGGTGGAGTATGTTTCCGCCAACCCCACCGGTCCGCTGCACATCGGCCACGGGCGCGGCGCCGCCGTGGGCGATTCCCTCACCCGCCTGCTCCGTTTTGCCGGGTATGATGTTTCCACGGAATACTATATCAACGATGCGGGCAGGCAGATGCGCCTGCTCGGTGATTCCGTGTACCTTCGTATGCGCGAGCTGCTCAACCTGCCCGTGGTCTATCCCGAAGATCCCAAGGGCTGGTATCACGGCGACTACATCCGCGACATCGCCCGGGAGATGCTGGAAAAGGATCCCGAGCTGCCGAACCGTCCCGAGGCCGAGGCCAAGGACCTCTGCTATGAATATGCCTGCGCCACCATTCTGGCCGGCATTAAGGAAGACCTCAGGGAATTCCGCGTGGAGCATCAGGTCTGGTTTTCGGAAAAGAGCCTTGTGGACGCCGGCAAGGTGGAGGAAGCCTTCGACAAGCTGCGCGGCATGGGCCTTGTGTACGACAAGGACAACGCCGTCTGGCTGGCCACGGAGCAGTTCGGCGACGACAAGGACCGCGTGCTTCGCAAGAGCGACGGCTATCTGACCTACTTCGCCTCCGATATCGCCTATCATGCCAACAAGTTCGAACGCGGCTTCGATGAATGCATCGACGTGTGGGGCGCGGATCATCACGGCTATGTGCCCCGTATGAAGGCCGCCATCACCTGTATGCAGCACGACCCGGAAAACGACTTCCATGTGGTGCTCATCCAGATGGTGAACCTCATGCGCGGCGGGGAACCCGTGGCCATGTCCACGCGTTCCGGTGAATTCGTGACGCTGCGCGAGGTGCTCGACGACGTGGGCACGGATGCCGCCCGCTACATGTTCCTGTCCCGCAAGAGCGACAGCCCCCTGGACTTCGATCTTGACCTCGTGAAGCAGCGCAACATGGAAAACCCGGTGTACTATGTGCAGTACGCCCATGCCCGTGTGGCCGCGCTTCTGCGCCGTGCCGCCGACAGGGGCGTGACGGTTCCCGAGAAGAGCACGGCCGACATGCTGACTCCGCTTACCTCTGCGGACGATCTGGCGCTTCTGCGCGAAGTGGAACGCTTCCGCAACGTGGTGGAGGACGCCGCCCGTGCCCGTGCCGCCCATCCCGTGAGCTTCTATCTTATGGATCTTGCCGGCAGACTGCACAGCTACTATGCCAACAATCCTGTCCTGAGCGGCGACGATGAAGCCGTGATGAAGGCCCGTCTGGTGCTTCTGCGTGCCGTGAGCGTGGTCATCGCCAACGGTCTTGATCTGCTCGGCGTGAGCGCGCCGGAATCCATGTAG
- the fabG gene encoding 3-oxoacyl-[acyl-carrier-protein] reductase, whose product MSELSPTALVTGGSRGIGRTVALTLAAAGYQIYFTYVSRPEAAMQTVADIEAMGGHARAFCLDSGDSEAVSRFFAEEIKGKVHLSVLVNNAGITRDGLVLRMKDEDFDAVVNTNLRGAFLFLREAAKIMARQREGRIINISSVVGQMGNAGQINYAAAKAGLIGMTKSAAKELGGRSVTVNAVAPGFIETDMTAALTEETKKAYAASIPLGRLGSAQDVADAVAFLASDKAAYITGQVIAVNGGLYC is encoded by the coding sequence ATGAGCGAACTCTCCCCCACCGCGCTTGTCACCGGCGGTTCCCGCGGCATCGGCCGCACCGTGGCGCTTACCCTCGCCGCCGCCGGATACCAGATATATTTCACCTATGTGAGCCGTCCCGAAGCGGCCATGCAGACCGTGGCCGATATCGAGGCCATGGGCGGGCACGCCCGCGCCTTCTGCCTGGATTCCGGCGATTCCGAAGCCGTTTCCCGTTTCTTTGCCGAAGAGATCAAGGGCAAGGTGCATCTTTCCGTACTCGTGAACAACGCGGGCATCACCCGAGACGGCCTTGTGCTCCGCATGAAGGACGAGGACTTCGACGCCGTGGTCAACACCAACCTGCGCGGCGCCTTCCTCTTTCTGCGTGAAGCGGCCAAGATCATGGCCCGTCAGCGCGAAGGCCGCATCATCAATATTTCCTCCGTGGTCGGTCAGATGGGCAATGCCGGTCAGATCAACTACGCCGCCGCCAAGGCGGGCCTCATAGGCATGACCAAATCCGCCGCCAAGGAACTGGGCGGGCGTTCCGTGACCGTGAACGCCGTTGCGCCCGGCTTCATTGAAACCGACATGACCGCCGCCCTCACGGAGGAGACGAAGAAGGCCTACGCCGCCTCCATTCCTCTGGGCCGTCTCGGTTCCGCGCAGGATGTGGCCGACGCCGTGGCCTTCCTGGCTTCCGATAAGGCCGCGTACATCACGGGGCAGGTCATTGCCGTGAACGGCGGTTTGTACTGCTGA
- the rpmF gene encoding 50S ribosomal protein L32, whose product MAVQQNKKSHSKKCMRRSHDRVAKPTVIYCSCGAPTKPHSVCPSCGKYDGRQVEPVAADEQ is encoded by the coding sequence ATGGCCGTTCAGCAGAACAAAAAGTCCCACTCCAAAAAGTGCATGCGTCGTTCTCATGACCGTGTGGCCAAGCCCACCGTCATCTACTGCTCCTGCGGCGCTCCCACCAAGCCTCACAGCGTTTGCCCCTCCTGCGGCAAGTACGACGGCCGCCAGGTAGAACCTGTGGCCGCCGATGAGCAGTAG
- a CDS encoding beta-ketoacyl-ACP synthase III: MNHPCYICGLGTFIPPRVMTNHDLEKLVETSDEWITTRTGIKERHILDEGVNPSDCGVEAARAALAEAGVSPEEVTHIFVATCTPDYLCPSTACVIAGKLGLSAQDGRRGDVMCLDFNAACTGFVYGLELARAIAGTHDDAVVLLVAAEGLSRRTNFSDRTTCVLFGDAAGAVVLRSCGKNALWRLSDVVCSSDGSLHELIQIGGGAACSMREGDPVGADWFISMQGMAVFKHAVRSMAEESLRILERNGMSLAELDLFIPHQANLRIIKAVGERLGLDEGHVFANVQHYGNTSAATLPVAMEDARRTGRLKPGMKVLLTSFGGGMTWGSALLA; the protein is encoded by the coding sequence ATGAATCATCCCTGTTACATTTGCGGACTCGGCACCTTCATTCCTCCCCGTGTCATGACCAATCACGACCTGGAAAAGCTGGTGGAGACTTCCGACGAGTGGATCACCACCAGAACGGGCATCAAGGAACGTCATATCCTTGACGAAGGCGTCAATCCTTCCGACTGCGGTGTGGAAGCCGCGCGTGCCGCTCTGGCGGAGGCCGGAGTGTCGCCGGAAGAAGTCACGCATATTTTCGTAGCCACCTGCACTCCCGACTATCTCTGCCCCAGCACGGCCTGCGTCATTGCGGGCAAGCTCGGTCTGTCCGCCCAGGATGGCCGCAGGGGGGATGTGATGTGCCTGGACTTCAATGCCGCGTGCACGGGCTTCGTGTACGGGCTTGAACTGGCGCGCGCCATTGCAGGCACGCATGACGACGCTGTGGTGCTGCTTGTGGCTGCGGAAGGTCTGAGCCGCCGCACCAATTTTTCCGACCGCACCACCTGCGTGCTTTTCGGCGACGCCGCCGGGGCCGTGGTGCTCCGTTCCTGCGGAAAGAATGCCCTCTGGAGGCTGAGCGACGTGGTCTGTTCTTCCGACGGCTCCCTGCATGAGCTTATTCAGATAGGCGGGGGCGCGGCCTGCAGCATGAGGGAGGGCGACCCCGTGGGCGCGGACTGGTTCATTTCCATGCAGGGCATGGCGGTGTTCAAGCACGCCGTGCGCAGCATGGCGGAGGAGAGCCTCCGCATTCTGGAGCGCAACGGCATGAGCCTTGCGGAGCTCGATCTCTTCATTCCTCATCAGGCCAATCTCCGCATCATCAAAGCCGTGGGAGAAAGGCTGGGGCTGGATGAAGGCCATGTTTTCGCCAATGTGCAGCATTACGGCAACACCTCCGCCGCCACGCTTCCCGTGGCCATGGAGGACGCCCGCCGGACAGGCAGGCTGAAGCCGGGCATGAAGGTTCTTCTGACCAGCTTCGGCGGCGGCATGACCTGGGGTTCCGCGCTGCTGGCTTAG
- a CDS encoding Smr/MutS family protein: protein MSKDPSNPFSMLNARDFPSRNNRENTRKSRQPKTVVKNRDAEAAAQDADEALFLQAMGGNVRALEPAGGPHSGRQKAKGAGEAESDNDMFARELEKKGVKRMLRKSSAPEESAPQKKEKEESAPATLTAMALAGARIGGSDDASLLNEAAGQADEKDDSRDFFSAIKGTVPLNGRGRDVPVEPEAPVVPVTDPRHPLQDFMEGKVEFSVASTDEYAEGHVVGLDLMIVSQLQSRQFSPEAHIDLHGLNCEQAFQNLVGFFRSSYYKGVRTALVVTGRGLNSFNGVPVLRFRVQQWFTQDPFKRVVLAFCTAKQEDGGAGAFYVLLRKYKKSSGKIRWDVMPSDPDLYL from the coding sequence ATGAGCAAAGATCCTTCCAATCCGTTTTCCATGCTTAATGCGCGGGATTTTCCCTCCCGCAACAACAGAGAAAATACCCGGAAATCGCGCCAGCCCAAGACGGTGGTGAAGAACAGGGATGCCGAAGCGGCCGCACAGGATGCCGATGAGGCGCTTTTCCTGCAGGCCATGGGCGGCAACGTGCGGGCGCTCGAGCCTGCGGGTGGCCCGCATTCCGGCAGACAGAAGGCGAAGGGCGCGGGCGAAGCGGAAAGCGACAACGACATGTTCGCCCGAGAGCTGGAGAAGAAGGGCGTGAAGCGTATGCTCAGAAAAAGCTCCGCACCGGAAGAGTCCGCGCCGCAGAAGAAGGAAAAGGAAGAATCCGCACCCGCCACGCTTACGGCCATGGCGCTTGCCGGCGCCCGCATAGGCGGAAGCGACGACGCCTCGCTGCTGAACGAGGCCGCGGGGCAGGCGGATGAAAAGGACGACAGCCGGGATTTCTTTTCCGCCATCAAGGGAACCGTTCCTTTGAACGGCAGGGGCCGCGACGTGCCCGTGGAACCCGAAGCCCCCGTTGTTCCCGTGACGGACCCGAGGCACCCTCTGCAGGACTTCATGGAGGGCAAGGTGGAATTTTCCGTGGCCAGCACCGACGAGTATGCGGAAGGCCATGTGGTGGGGCTCGACCTCATGATCGTGTCTCAGCTGCAGTCCCGCCAGTTCAGCCCGGAGGCGCACATCGACCTTCACGGCCTGAACTGCGAGCAGGCGTTTCAGAATCTGGTGGGCTTTTTCCGCAGTTCCTACTACAAGGGCGTGCGTACGGCTCTGGTGGTGACGGGGCGCGGGCTCAATTCCTTCAACGGCGTGCCGGTGCTGCGCTTCCGCGTGCAGCAGTGGTTCACGCAGGATCCCTTCAAGCGCGTGGTGCTCGCCTTCTGCACGGCGAAACAGGAGGACGGCGGAGCCGGGGCCTTTTATGTGCTCCTGCGCAAGTACAAGAAAAGTTCCGGGAAAATCCGCTGGGACGTCATGCCCTCCGATCCTGATCTGTATCTCTGA
- a CDS encoding SPOR domain-containing protein codes for MANAFYRNSSSSAKKNSDRERRQPVFSASEESSEAAAGEAAAENESSPRRSSAPRAEGRGVLIWKANITPSALVTISVLALVLLGFSFLSGVIVGRSSMPLPQALELERLLADETPAGEGEAEEKEKILPKEELRFMTSLKSDPSGGVLSDAQPQAASAAPAVTQEKPKEEKPKQEVQKPKEPQFDYVLRVAAFKEQAQAKALAERLTKDGLKTRRTQTKTKRGTWYYVQVLFRGSKADLQMMRRTLDKYGLHDAMLVSEKAVKGR; via the coding sequence ATGGCGAACGCGTTTTATCGCAATTCCTCTTCCAGCGCGAAGAAAAACAGCGACCGGGAACGCCGCCAGCCGGTGTTCTCGGCCTCTGAGGAAAGTTCTGAAGCCGCGGCCGGAGAGGCCGCGGCCGAGAACGAATCCTCCCCGCGCAGAAGCTCGGCCCCCCGTGCGGAAGGCCGCGGCGTGCTCATCTGGAAGGCGAATATCACGCCTTCCGCTCTGGTGACCATAAGCGTGCTCGCCCTGGTGCTTCTGGGGTTCAGCTTCCTTTCCGGCGTCATTGTGGGGCGCAGCAGTATGCCGCTGCCTCAGGCTCTGGAACTGGAAAGGCTTCTTGCGGACGAGACCCCGGCGGGCGAAGGGGAGGCTGAGGAGAAGGAGAAGATTCTTCCCAAGGAAGAGCTGCGCTTCATGACCAGTCTGAAGAGCGATCCTTCGGGCGGCGTGCTTTCCGATGCACAGCCGCAGGCCGCGTCCGCCGCTCCGGCGGTGACGCAGGAGAAGCCGAAAGAGGAAAAGCCGAAGCAGGAAGTGCAGAAGCCGAAGGAACCGCAGTTCGACTATGTGCTCCGTGTGGCGGCGTTCAAGGAGCAGGCGCAGGCGAAGGCTCTGGCCGAGAGGCTGACGAAGGACGGCCTGAAGACGCGCCGCACCCAGACCAAGACCAAGCGCGGCACCTGGTACTATGTGCAGGTGCTCTTCCGGGGAAGCAAGGCCGATCTTCAGATGATGCGCCGCACGCTCGACAAATACGGTCTGCACGACGCCATGCTCGTGAGTGAAAAGGCCGTGAAGGGCAGATAG
- a CDS encoding ACP S-malonyltransferase, which translates to MSSVQTAILFPGQGAQASGMGRRLAEASADIMDLWKKAESISGLPLREIYWESEDATLMAETRNLQPAITVVNLALWMSVADRLSPACAAGHSLGEFSALAAARVLDMDKVLELVSLRGRLMADVDPEHIGTMCAMIRLSQEQVETVAREVSESTGKLVRVANKNTPLQFVLSGHREAVEAAAERLKAENPRAKGFPLAVSGAFHTPMMAEASAEFSKLLDKQDWHDAAFPIYFNINGEPLSDAESIHSAMRRQMTSSVCWVDTIAHQWRDGVRRWVEFGPQGVLTRMVRPILVAADVADGSYTTVHIPNKDAVDAFEG; encoded by the coding sequence ATGAGCAGTGTTCAGACTGCCATCCTGTTCCCCGGTCAGGGGGCGCAGGCATCCGGCATGGGGCGGCGTCTTGCCGAGGCGTCCGCCGATATCATGGATCTCTGGAAGAAGGCGGAAAGCATCAGCGGCCTGCCTCTGCGTGAAATATACTGGGAAAGCGAAGACGCCACTCTCATGGCCGAAACCCGCAATCTTCAGCCCGCCATCACGGTGGTGAACCTCGCTCTGTGGATGAGCGTGGCCGATCGCCTTTCTCCCGCCTGCGCGGCGGGGCACAGCCTCGGTGAATTCAGCGCTCTGGCCGCTGCCCGCGTGCTCGACATGGACAAGGTGCTGGAACTTGTTTCCCTGCGCGGCCGCCTCATGGCCGACGTGGATCCGGAACACATAGGCACCATGTGCGCCATGATCCGCCTTTCCCAGGAGCAGGTGGAAACCGTGGCCAGGGAAGTTTCCGAAAGCACCGGCAAGCTCGTGCGCGTGGCCAATAAGAACACGCCCCTGCAGTTCGTGCTGAGCGGTCACCGCGAGGCCGTGGAAGCCGCCGCCGAACGCCTGAAGGCGGAAAACCCGCGCGCCAAGGGCTTCCCCCTGGCCGTGAGCGGCGCGTTCCATACCCCGATGATGGCCGAAGCTTCCGCCGAATTCTCCAAGCTGCTGGACAAGCAGGACTGGCACGACGCCGCCTTCCCCATCTATTTCAACATCAACGGCGAACCTCTGAGCGATGCGGAATCCATCCACAGCGCCATGCGCCGTCAGATGACCTCTTCCGTATGCTGGGTGGACACCATCGCCCATCAGTGGCGCGACGGTGTGCGCCGCTGGGTGGAATTCGGCCCTCAGGGCGTGCTCACCCGCATGGTCCGGCCCATTCTCGTGGCCGCCGATGTTGCCGACGGCAGCTACACCACTGTTCACATCCCCAACAAAGACGCCGTGGATGCGTTTGAAGGATAA
- a CDS encoding YceD family protein, translated as MDLRHIALNEIEPQGRSITVSDRDVWENPAKEYHLSCRMVEPVVAEVFVLPQQDGCFIRGTIRGVVAMPCNRCMEETLVVLNQSFDEFEEYPSTAETEPEENDPAGLLDECVVTMEGGAPFLDLASLLWEEFSLALPVKPLCRPDCRGLCPECGKNLNEGACGCSRDSGDPRLAALRQLKVKHQG; from the coding sequence ATGGATTTAAGACACATCGCACTGAATGAGATAGAGCCGCAGGGACGCTCCATAACCGTTTCCGACAGGGACGTGTGGGAGAACCCGGCGAAGGAATATCATCTTTCCTGTCGCATGGTTGAGCCTGTGGTCGCGGAAGTGTTCGTGCTTCCGCAGCAGGACGGCTGCTTCATCCGGGGTACGATCAGGGGTGTGGTGGCCATGCCGTGCAACCGCTGCATGGAAGAAACTCTTGTGGTGCTGAACCAGAGCTTCGACGAGTTCGAGGAGTATCCCTCGACTGCCGAAACCGAACCGGAAGAGAATGATCCCGCCGGACTTCTGGATGAATGTGTCGTGACCATGGAAGGCGGAGCGCCTTTCCTTGATCTGGCATCGCTTTTGTGGGAGGAGTTTTCGCTGGCCCTGCCGGTGAAGCCCCTCTGCCGGCCGGACTGCCGGGGTCTGTGCCCCGAGTGCGGCAAAAATCTTAATGAAGGTGCCTGCGGCTGTTCCCGCGACAGCGGTGATCCGCGGCTGGCTGCTCTGCGTCAACTGAAAGTGAAACATCAGGGGTAA